A region of Solanum dulcamara chromosome 7, daSolDulc1.2, whole genome shotgun sequence DNA encodes the following proteins:
- the LOC129895802 gene encoding dehydration-responsive element-binding protein 1A-like, translating into MDQHQLIEYSSLMLTSNNLKKPAGRKKFRETRHPIYRGISMRNSGKWVARAHDVAAIALRGRTACLNFADSIWRLPIPASSDTKDIQRAAAEVAHAFRPLVESEGVLGEFASSTTPEMRENAFFMDEEELFYMAGLLTNMAEGLMLPPPECSEIGDHYVEADDSCMSDMSLWSYSL; encoded by the coding sequence ATGGACCAACACCAACTTATTGAATATTCATCACTCATGTTAACTTCAAATAACCTGAAAAAACCAGCTGGCAGGAAGAAGTTTCGCGAAACTCGACATCCGATATACAGGGGAATCAGCATGAGGAATTCGGGAAAATGGGTGGCTAGAGCTCATGATGTGGCTGCTATAGCATTAAGGGGTCGTACTGCTTGCTTAAATTTCGCTGACTCTATTTGGAGGTTGCCTATCCCGGCTTCCTCAGACACCAAAGATATTCAAAGGGCAGCCGCTGAGGTTGCCCATGCCTTCCGACCATTGGTAGAGTCTGAAGGAGTTTTAGGAGAATTTGCTAGCAGTACTACTCCTGAAATGCGAGAAAATGCGTTCTTCATGGATGAGGAAGAGCTGTTCTACATGGCGGGATTACTTACAAATATGGCGGAAGGACTAATGCTACCTCCACCTGAATGTTCAGAAATCGGAGATCATTATGTGGAAGCTGATGATAGTTGCATGAGTGACATGTCTTTATGGAGTTAttctttataa